In Clostridium swellfunianum, a genomic segment contains:
- the lepB gene encoding signal peptidase I — protein sequence MVKDIVELIKSVVIAIIAAVLIITFVFETVSVDGQSMSPTLTHKDRLIIEKVTYYFRKPKPNDIVVIKYPADTREKFIKRVVAVAGDKVKVEDNRLFINGVEKDEPYLKEKFINGFYNEVTVPENTIFVLGDNRNNSKDSRSPDVGFVNLKLVVGKSALRIYPFNKIGRTR from the coding sequence ATGGTTAAGGACATAGTTGAATTAATAAAATCTGTTGTAATTGCCATAATAGCTGCAGTGCTCATAATTACCTTCGTTTTTGAAACTGTTAGCGTAGACGGACAGTCTATGTCTCCTACATTAACTCATAAAGACAGGCTAATTATAGAGAAAGTTACATATTACTTTAGAAAACCTAAGCCGAATGATATTGTTGTAATTAAATATCCTGCTGATACTAGAGAAAAGTTTATAAAAAGGGTGGTTGCTGTTGCTGGTGATAAAGTAAAAGTGGAAGATAACAGATTGTTTATAAATGGTGTAGAAAAAGACGAACCATATTTAAAAGAAAAATTTATTAACGGTTTTTATAATGAAGTTACTGTTCCTGAAAATACAATTTTTGTTTTAGGGGATAATAGAAATAACAGTAAAGACAGCCGGTCACCAGATGTGGGATTTGTAAATTTAAAATTGGTGGTTGGAAAATCGGCTTTAAGAATATATCCATTTAATAAGATAGGAAGGACTAGATAA
- a CDS encoding YraN family protein, translating to MKKLNKTIGNFGEDLAEKFLIDWGYTIIERNFKCKIGELDIIGKDDEHIAFIEVKTRYDSLYGAPSEAVTAYKQFKIYKTAQYYIMMRKLYKLNFRFDVVEIMLNKFDNCHKIRLIKNAFQI from the coding sequence ATGAAAAAACTAAATAAAACTATAGGCAACTTCGGTGAAGACTTGGCAGAAAAATTTTTAATAGATTGGGGCTATACAATAATTGAAAGAAATTTCAAGTGCAAAATTGGAGAACTTGATATAATAGGAAAGGATGATGAGCATATAGCTTTTATAGAAGTTAAAACCAGATATGACAGTTTGTATGGTGCTCCTAGCGAAGCAGTAACCGCTTACAAGCAGTTTAAAATTTATAAAACCGCACAGTACTATATAATGATGAGAAAACTATATAAGCTAAATTTTAGATTTGATGTTGTAGAGATAATGCTTAACAAATTTGATAACTGCCACAAAATTAGACTGATAAAAAATGCATTTCAAATATAG
- the ylqF gene encoding ribosome biogenesis GTPase YlqF, which yields MAINWFPGHMAKTRRELKENIKLVDAVIEIRDARIVKSSANPEVDDICGNKPRLILLNKSDLSEEKVTNEWIKALSKDYISVLSVNSVSGSGLNNIKPALEKILKEKHDRLRAKGLANIVTRVMVVGIPNVGKSSFINKMAKNNIAKTGDRPGVTKSRQWIKTKLGIELMDTPGILWPKFEDEEVALNLAFTGAIKDEIMDIEELALKLIERLQNYYPERLINRYKLESLSEEPLENMNNIARARGTLAPGGNIDYNRVSVLLLDEYRGGKLGQISLERP from the coding sequence ATGGCTATAAATTGGTTTCCTGGGCATATGGCTAAAACTAGGAGAGAACTTAAGGAAAACATAAAGCTTGTTGATGCAGTTATTGAAATAAGAGATGCTCGAATAGTAAAATCCAGTGCGAACCCTGAGGTAGATGACATATGCGGTAATAAACCAAGATTAATACTTTTAAATAAAAGCGACTTGAGTGAGGAAAAAGTAACAAATGAGTGGATAAAGGCTTTATCTAAAGATTACATAAGTGTTTTATCTGTAAATAGTGTATCGGGATCTGGGCTAAACAACATAAAGCCAGCCTTGGAGAAAATTTTAAAGGAAAAACACGATAGGCTAAGGGCAAAAGGCTTAGCCAACATAGTAACTAGAGTTATGGTAGTTGGAATACCTAACGTTGGAAAGTCTTCATTTATAAATAAGATGGCAAAAAATAATATTGCCAAAACTGGTGATAGACCTGGAGTTACAAAAAGTAGACAATGGATTAAAACCAAGCTGGGTATAGAACTCATGGATACTCCTGGTATACTCTGGCCTAAATTTGAGGATGAAGAAGTGGCTTTAAATTTAGCTTTTACAGGCGCTATAAAGGATGAAATTATGGATATTGAGGAACTGGCACTCAAGCTTATTGAAAGGCTTCAAAATTATTATCCTGAGAGATTAATTAATAGATATAAATTAGAATCATTAAGCGAAGAGCCACTAGAGAATATGAATAATATTGCAAGAGCTAGAGGTACATTAGCGCCAGGGGGAAACATAGATTATAATCGAGTTTCTGTATTGTTGCTAGATGAATATAGAGGGGGAAAACTAGGGCAGATATCTTTAGAGAGGCCTTAG
- a CDS encoding recombinase family protein gives MKVAVYVRVSTEDQADRGTIENQIIFAEKYCDLHSLEVFKVYKEEGISGTIPLHERPEGKYLIEDAKNKLFDTLLVYKLDRLGRSARVTLNSLYELENYGIQIKSMTEPFDTSNPSGRFMITMLAGVADLERETILERMWHGANRAARDGKWLGGIVPYGYIVDSKGYLEVNDSPLPGFDITEAEVIRMIFDLTVNQKYSSVKIANYLNALGIPSSYKKLDKKVLRGKRKESTAGIWRPTAIQRIIKSKTYMGIHEYGKRSNKKDREIITREVPGIIDSDTWTSAQNVLKENQIDAMRNSTQDYLLRGLIKCGCCGKNYMGITYKARNKNFYTCTSKYSYDGILNGKCASKNVPGAFIEELVWDDILHFIYNPGEVVELIRENLEDTNNKITSLKRQKDQLQVSINTKEEEKQSILDLFRRKIISATDVEKQLSKINDELLVNQELVIDLDKQINSQSILEQKFNSVELLLATMKEKIENGITFKDKRDIVKTLVKRIDVYTIEQLNGRKSVDIKVKYSFTKDSDIVQGVNHTDRGLMLLPT, from the coding sequence ATGAAAGTTGCTGTCTACGTAAGAGTAAGTACAGAGGACCAAGCCGATAGAGGAACAATCGAAAATCAAATTATATTTGCTGAAAAGTATTGTGATTTACATAGTTTAGAAGTTTTTAAAGTTTATAAAGAAGAAGGAATAAGTGGTACGATTCCACTACATGAAAGGCCAGAAGGAAAGTATTTAATTGAAGATGCCAAAAATAAATTATTTGATACTTTATTAGTATATAAATTAGATAGGCTCGGAAGGTCAGCTCGTGTAACTCTTAACAGTTTATATGAACTTGAAAACTATGGAATACAAATAAAGAGCATGACTGAACCTTTTGACACATCTAATCCCTCTGGACGCTTTATGATAACTATGCTCGCTGGTGTTGCTGACCTCGAAAGAGAAACAATACTTGAAAGAATGTGGCATGGAGCAAATAGAGCTGCTAGAGACGGCAAGTGGTTAGGCGGTATTGTTCCTTATGGTTATATAGTAGATTCTAAAGGTTATTTAGAAGTAAACGACTCTCCCCTGCCTGGCTTTGATATAACTGAGGCTGAAGTAATAAGGATGATATTTGATTTAACTGTAAATCAAAAATATAGTTCAGTGAAAATAGCGAATTACTTAAATGCTTTAGGAATACCATCATCTTATAAAAAACTAGATAAGAAGGTACTAAGAGGAAAGCGCAAGGAATCCACTGCTGGAATTTGGAGACCTACTGCTATTCAAAGGATTATAAAGAGCAAGACTTATATGGGGATACATGAATATGGGAAGAGAAGCAATAAAAAAGATAGAGAAATCATAACAAGAGAAGTTCCTGGTATCATAGACTCTGATACTTGGACCTCTGCTCAAAATGTCTTAAAAGAAAATCAGATTGACGCTATGAGAAATTCAACTCAAGATTATCTCTTAAGAGGCCTAATTAAGTGTGGCTGCTGTGGAAAAAACTATATGGGAATAACCTATAAGGCTAGGAATAAAAATTTCTACACATGCACAAGCAAATACAGTTATGACGGTATACTAAACGGCAAATGTGCTTCTAAAAACGTTCCTGGGGCATTTATAGAAGAGTTAGTTTGGGATGACATACTTCACTTTATTTACAATCCAGGAGAGGTTGTAGAGCTTATACGCGAGAATTTAGAGGATACTAATAATAAGATAACCAGTCTTAAAAGACAGAAAGATCAATTACAGGTTTCTATAAACACTAAAGAGGAAGAAAAACAGTCAATATTAGATCTATTCAGGCGAAAAATAATTAGTGCTACTGATGTGGAAAAACAATTAAGTAAAATTAATGATGAGCTTTTAGTTAACCAAGAGTTGGTAATAGATTTAGATAAACAAATTAACTCTCAATCTATACTAGAACAAAAATTTAATTCAGTTGAATTGCTACTTGCTACTATGAAAGAAAAGATTGAAAATGGAATCACTTTTAAGGATAAAAGAGATATAGTTAAAACACTAGTTAAAAGAATTGATGTATATACTATAGAACAGCTAAATGGTCGTAAATCTGTCGATATCAAGGTTAAGTACAGTTTTACTAAAGATAGCGATATTGTACAAGGTGTTAATCACACGGACAGGGGTTTAATGCTCCTACCAACATAA
- the rplS gene encoding 50S ribosomal protein L19, whose amino-acid sequence MLEVIRAIEAEQIRNDLPKFNVGDTVKIHVKVKEGNRERIQIFEGIVLKRQNGGLRETFTVRRISYGVGVERTFPVNSPSIDKIDVVRRGKVRRAKLFYLRTRVGKAAKVKELI is encoded by the coding sequence ATGTTAGAAGTTATAAGAGCTATTGAAGCTGAACAAATCAGAAATGACCTACCTAAATTTAATGTTGGAGATACTGTAAAGATTCACGTTAAAGTAAAAGAAGGTAACAGAGAAAGAATCCAGATTTTCGAAGGTATCGTTCTTAAGAGACAAAACGGTGGATTAAGAGAAACTTTCACAGTAAGAAGAATTTCTTACGGAGTTGGTGTTGAAAGAACATTCCCAGTAAACTCCCCAAGCATCGACAAAATTGATGTAGTAAGAAGAGGTAAGGTAAGAAGAGCTAAGCTATTCTATCTAAGAACTAGAGTTGGTAAGGCTGCAAAAGTTAAGGAATTAATATAA
- a CDS encoding ribonuclease HII, with amino-acid sequence MNFKNIKNYVDSLKNGYENSNISQQQLLEAAAVLSEDNRKNVQGLSIRLKSYVECINKEIDRVNGMYAFDRQFSSNAFIAGVDEVGRGPLAGPIVGAAVILDLDITNDRELLLGIKDSKKLSSRSREQLAEIIKSKATAYSISLLDSSMIDTRGIAWCNNEIFRMAVQELERQPDLVLSDGYPIKNFSLPNKFIIKGDAKSASIACASIIAKVYRDNLMKEYAKIYQDYGFEDNAGYGTQEHITALKKQGPCKIHRMSFLTNIL; translated from the coding sequence ATGAATTTTAAAAACATAAAAAACTATGTAGATAGTTTAAAAAATGGATATGAAAATAGCAATATAAGTCAGCAGCAGCTTTTGGAAGCTGCTGCTGTTTTGAGTGAGGACAATAGGAAAAATGTTCAAGGTCTTTCTATTAGGTTAAAAAGCTATGTTGAATGTATTAATAAAGAAATTGATAGAGTAAATGGTATGTATGCTTTTGACAGACAATTTTCATCCAATGCTTTTATTGCTGGGGTAGATGAAGTTGGGCGTGGTCCTCTGGCTGGCCCTATTGTTGGAGCGGCTGTAATACTGGATTTAGATATAACTAATGATAGAGAGTTGCTGCTTGGTATCAAAGATTCGAAAAAGTTATCCAGCAGATCAAGAGAACAATTGGCAGAAATAATAAAAAGCAAAGCCACTGCCTATAGTATTTCTTTACTCGATAGCAGCATGATAGATACTAGAGGAATCGCATGGTGTAATAATGAAATATTTAGAATGGCTGTGCAGGAACTTGAAAGGCAGCCTGATTTAGTTTTATCAGATGGATATCCTATAAAAAACTTTAGTTTGCCAAACAAATTTATAATTAAAGGTGATGCAAAGAGTGCAAGTATTGCTTGTGCTTCAATAATAGCTAAAGTATACAGGGATAATTTAATGAAGGAATATGCAAAAATATATCAAGACTATGGCTTTGAAGACAACGCAGGCTATGGAACTCAAGAACATATTACTGCACTTAAAAAACAAGGCCCTTGTAAGATTCATAGAATGTCGTTTCTAACTAATATTTTATAG